A single window of Dermacentor albipictus isolate Rhodes 1998 colony chromosome 1, USDA_Dalb.pri_finalv2, whole genome shotgun sequence DNA harbors:
- the LOC135903051 gene encoding uncharacterized protein isoform X1: MRVCAPVLKVSQTSVRAVWRSVSVFFLVISPYPSTYHHCQHRACMRLHFCHFLADLETTCVPASRSAASVLSSCSAPAVALFCPLALPAFAGTIRGVRGFGDAAGGGGAVVPAVAYTAPVALVRFEARPEVKVKLVPKPVNGYVTEPVASVQHGFKPVLTIAAGVPVSLVDGSIGGGVGSPFGPSTDFFSSYGASNSLDYKW; encoded by the exons ATGCGCGTCTGCGCACCGGTGCTCAAAGTGAGTCAAACGTCCGTGCGCGCGGTATGGCGCAGCGTCTCTGTTTTTTTCCTTGTGATTAGCCCATATCCGAGCACGTACCACCACTGCCAGCATCGGGCTTGCATGCGACTGCATTTTTGCCATTTCCTAGCGGATCTAGAGACCACGTGTGTCCCCGCATCTCGAAGCGCAGCGTCTGTACTTTCCTCCTGCAGTGCTCCG GCCGTGGCCCTGTTCTGCCCGCTGGCGCTGCCGGCCTTCGCAGGAACCATCCGAGGCGTGCGCGGCTTCGGAGATGCGGCGGGCGGCGGCGGGGCGGTCGTGCCGGCGGTCGCCTACACGGCGCCCGTTGCCCTGGTGCGCTTCGAGGCCCGGCCAGAGGTGAAGGTCAAGCTGGTGCCCAAGCCCGTAAACGGATACGTGACCGAACCAGTGGCGTCGGTGCAGCATGGTTTCAAGCCCGTGCTGACCATCGCCGCCGGCGTGCCCGTCAGTCTCGTAGACGGCAGCATAGGTGGAGGTGTGGGCAGCCCCTTCGGGCCGTCCACGGACTTCTTCTCTAGTTACGGAGCGTCTAACAGCTTGGACTACAAATGGTGA
- the LOC135903051 gene encoding uncharacterized protein isoform X2: MLLFAVALFCPLALPAFAGTIRGVRGFGDAAGGGGAVVPAVAYTAPVALVRFEARPEVKVKLVPKPVNGYVTEPVASVQHGFKPVLTIAAGVPVSLVDGSIGGGVGSPFGPSTDFFSSYGASNSLDYKW; this comes from the exons ATGCTATTGTTT GCCGTGGCCCTGTTCTGCCCGCTGGCGCTGCCGGCCTTCGCAGGAACCATCCGAGGCGTGCGCGGCTTCGGAGATGCGGCGGGCGGCGGCGGGGCGGTCGTGCCGGCGGTCGCCTACACGGCGCCCGTTGCCCTGGTGCGCTTCGAGGCCCGGCCAGAGGTGAAGGTCAAGCTGGTGCCCAAGCCCGTAAACGGATACGTGACCGAACCAGTGGCGTCGGTGCAGCATGGTTTCAAGCCCGTGCTGACCATCGCCGCCGGCGTGCCCGTCAGTCTCGTAGACGGCAGCATAGGTGGAGGTGTGGGCAGCCCCTTCGGGCCGTCCACGGACTTCTTCTCTAGTTACGGAGCGTCTAACAGCTTGGACTACAAATGGTGA